One window from the genome of Alkalihalobacillus sp. LMS6 encodes:
- a CDS encoding L-threonylcarbamoyladenylate synthase: MSYKHTRVWNVDKNKTIDDQALFLQESTMWIRENKLVAFPTETVYGLGANALSDDAVSQIFQAKGRPSDNPLIVHIGEKKQLHQLVEEIPDRAQCLMDAFWPGALTLIFKAKPVVAKNVTAGLSTVGIRMPSHPIAQVFLRDCQVPVAAPSANRSGRPSPTSAEHVLLDLDGRIDGVVDGGKTGIGLESTVLSIVEETPVLYRPGGVTKEEIEAVIGKINVDRSLLNQKEQPKSPGMKYTHYAPEAAVYIVDDASQINSAILAAQARGERVGVLAKHDYVQADESIVADSVQNLAHVLYEALREFDKRGVSIILVEAVSTSGVGEAVMNRLEKASGGKRLLERS; the protein is encoded by the coding sequence GTGAGTTATAAACATACAAGGGTTTGGAATGTGGATAAAAATAAAACGATTGACGATCAAGCCTTATTCTTACAAGAATCGACAATGTGGATAAGGGAAAATAAGCTTGTTGCATTCCCGACAGAAACGGTCTATGGGCTAGGTGCCAACGCGCTTTCAGACGATGCCGTCAGTCAAATTTTTCAAGCGAAAGGAAGGCCGAGCGATAATCCACTGATTGTCCACATCGGTGAAAAAAAGCAACTCCATCAATTAGTGGAAGAGATTCCTGACCGTGCTCAATGTCTTATGGATGCATTTTGGCCAGGTGCGCTAACGCTAATTTTTAAAGCAAAACCGGTTGTTGCTAAAAATGTAACCGCAGGATTATCAACTGTTGGTATACGAATGCCGTCTCATCCAATCGCGCAGGTATTTTTAAGAGACTGTCAAGTACCGGTCGCTGCACCAAGTGCAAACCGGTCCGGGCGTCCTTCTCCTACGTCGGCTGAACATGTACTGCTCGATTTAGATGGGCGAATTGATGGCGTTGTTGATGGCGGGAAGACCGGAATTGGACTCGAATCAACGGTTTTAAGTATCGTTGAAGAAACGCCTGTTTTGTACCGTCCAGGTGGTGTGACGAAAGAGGAGATTGAAGCCGTTATCGGAAAAATTAATGTGGATCGCTCACTGTTAAACCAAAAAGAACAACCGAAATCACCAGGAATGAAATATACACACTATGCGCCAGAAGCTGCTGTATATATTGTGGACGATGCAAGTCAAATCAATTCCGCTATTCTAGCGGCACAGGCTAGAGGAGAGCGAGTAGGCGTATTGGCTAAACACGATTATGTCCAAGCGGACGAAAGCATCGTTGCTGATTCGGTTCAAAATCTCGCTCACGTTCTTTATGAGGCGTTGCGAGAATTTGATAAAAGAGGAGTTTCCATCATTTTGGTTGAAGCCGTTTCAACCAGTGGAGTAGGAGAAGCCGTGATGAATCGGCTCGAAAAAGCATCAGGAGGAAAGCGCCTGCTAGAGAGATCGTAA
- a CDS encoding GNAT family N-acetyltransferase — MPLTVRKMEETDVLAVQHLFARVGSATTPSQIDSFVIVENEEGTLVGTVGLDKVSDVGLLRTLVIDSKKTHAMAAVEFIQLALAFAHSEGVNQVYALSEGKASLFEPLGFERVAEGLIPPEIKQLDHYQQIARSTDTMVWSYSCSHIG, encoded by the coding sequence ATGCCATTAACCGTACGAAAAATGGAAGAAACGGATGTATTAGCTGTTCAGCACTTGTTTGCACGAGTCGGTTCAGCGACAACACCGAGTCAAATAGATAGTTTTGTTATTGTGGAAAATGAAGAGGGAACGCTAGTTGGAACAGTTGGTTTAGATAAAGTATCCGATGTCGGTTTGCTGCGTACGTTAGTCATCGATAGTAAAAAAACCCATGCAATGGCAGCTGTTGAATTTATTCAGCTTGCGCTAGCGTTTGCACACTCAGAAGGCGTTAATCAAGTGTACGCGCTTAGTGAAGGGAAAGCGTCATTGTTTGAACCACTTGGGTTTGAGCGGGTAGCTGAAGGCCTTATTCCTCCTGAAATTAAACAATTAGACCATTATCAACAGATTGCCCGTTCAACTGACACAATGGTTTGGTCGTATTCGTGTTCGCATATTGGATGA